In Salmo trutta chromosome 28, fSalTru1.1, whole genome shotgun sequence, one DNA window encodes the following:
- the gig2o gene encoding GCRV-induced gene 2o produces MELEEIPFSGWTAIEEKKLQAGEKPKDEKVYTMYHGTYLKYVQGIITSGFQRSSDGMLGPGVYVSRNIDKAKCYPLNADKKEAVVLKLKVRVGKVKKIDVDNHPLQKSWHQNGYDSCWVPPNSGITAIKSGREEDCVWDPARIVVVDVACCMDDKTRWDLRKQIRGMNNHGPKDGCSQCHQNTSKTGSHPIQSCWACTKQICPFQKKHVCNK; encoded by the coding sequence ATGGAACTAGAAGAGATCCCTTTTTCTGGCTGGACTGCGATTGAGGAGAAGAAGCTCCAAGCAGGCGAGAAGCCCAAAGACGAGAAAGTTTACACCATGTACCATGGCACGTATCTCAAGTATGTCCAGGGTATTATCACTAGCGGGTTCCAACGCTCCAGCGATGGAATGTTGGGACCGGGGGTCTACGTGAGCCGTAATATCGACAAAGCAAAGTGTTACCCGCTGAATGCTGACAAAAAGGAAGCGGTAGTGTTGAAGTTAAAGGTGCGGGTTGGCAAGGTGAAGAAGATCGACGTTGATAACCATCCGCTTCAGAAGTCATGGCACCAGAACGGTTACGACAGTTGCTGGGTGCCACCAAACTCTGGCATTACCGCTATTAAATCTGGCCGTGAAGAGGATTGCGTCTGGGATCCCGCCCGGATTGTGGTGGTGGATGTAGCCTGCTGTATGGACGATAAAACGCGCTGGGACCTCCGAAAGCAAATACGCGGCATGAATAACCATGGTCCAAAGGACGGGTGCAGCCAGTGCCACCAGAATACCTCAAAAACTGGGTCTCACCCTATCCAAAGCTGTTGGGCATGCACCAAACAGATTTGCCCCTTTCAGAAGAAGCATGTGTGCAACAAGTAA